The Pleuronectes platessa chromosome 11, fPlePla1.1, whole genome shotgun sequence DNA segment ACAGGTCTTGACGCTGCAGCTAAATGGACTATTCTATTCAGAGGCAGCAGGCAGGAcgattataataaaaatgtgccaAATTTATCACAATCATCTTGTTCCCTTCTTTTCTTTGGGAGGGCAGTTCCCTATTGGCCAGTTACACCTGTATATGTTCCACGCAACTAGGAGCCGATACCGGTTCTGCTGATGGGTTGATGCTCTTCTACGGCACACAACAAACCTTCTTGCTCCTGCACGTTTGGCTGTTCTATCCTGGAAGAGCTAGATTATCTCTGCTACCTGATAGGACTTCAGGGACCGCCTAATGCTACaggtagtgacaaggacactagcagaGCATGAAACTTGAGAAGATTCAGtcaggaaggatgaggagagagcGAAGGTCAATGGCCAGCACATATAAAACTGTtccctttgtgttgttgtcttgcttttgcctctttATTGCACttgttgtcactttcatttgcaccaaaaCCGGTGAAATTCATTCACAATCACTTGGGCTTCCTAAATGGACAGCTTGATGAACCTGAAGTCAAATTGACTAGGTGGTTTACTGTGACCATTAAGTGTTCCCTTATCATTTAGAGCTGTGTATTTATCAGGTTGCTTTGGTTcagattattttaaatgatactTATGTGATGctaacataaataatacaaagttTCAGGGACATCTTGCATTTCTTAACCCCCCAAATGTTGCAGTTGAGCTCAACAGTTCCACCTCTGTCAGCAGCAGAATAAAGGACTCATGAACATGGAGACACGCCCCCGTGCTGTTACACTGGCACTCCACATTCAGCCAATGACAGAGAGGGAACGGCACATAACGATTTACATGTGATTTGTTCAAATACAGCCTGGCCACCGACGTCTGTATTCATTGGAACAAACAAATCTCGTGACAATGCCTGAAATAACGAAGCCAGCGCCCAAGAAGGGCTCCAAGAAAGCGGTGGCGAAGGCCCCCGGTAAGGgcggaaagaagaggagaaagtccAGGAAGGAGAGCTACGCCATCTACGTGTACAAGGTGCTGAAGCAGGTCCATCCCGACACTGGGATCTCCTCCAAGGCCATGGGCATCATGAACTCCTTCGTGAGCGACATCTTCGAGCGCATCGCCGGTGAGGCCTCTCGTCTGGCTCATTACAACAAGCGCTCCACCATCACTTCCAGGGAGATTCAGACCGCCGTCCGCCTGCTGCTGCCCGGGGAGCTGGCTAAACACGCCGTGTCTGAGGGCACCAAGGCCGTGACCAAGTACACCAGCTCCAAGTAAACAACTTTGCGGAGACATCAAACCAATGCTCttcagggttcccacgcttgccttgaaaaaaaattccatgctacctcctggttttccaggtaccatattaagtgatgatctataggcccctgaagctttctcaccccaaatgttcctatttagtagtatcattttttttaaagaaaaaaaagaaaaatcacaaaatagctaaaagtagatataagattgactagtatagaagtaatgtcacagcctaatgtgaaaatgtattggtagttagctagcaatgcaagctaactaccaataccaaCTAcgaagattgcactgcatgtgcttgctaaccatcattaatgaatccaaattcaaaacaagctcccctaaatgtggtgaataacacggttttaggaaaagtcaatgagtgaaatacagatggggatcaaacatagttctagtattttaaaagcaaggtaaaaattacctAAACAATTATATTGTAAGCtgctagctagcaagttgcagttAGCTAGTTGGGAAGATTGCACTGCTTACTAACTAACGtcgataaacccaggtttaccagacagttaaaacacagctacTTACATTttaacttgcataagaagtttcactgtagatgtcaaggctcccgtgttggctggaaatgcatgtatttgacccttctattgagattgcgagtaatgtttctcggttattattcccgaagtccaccaatccgaaactatacttttaaagtccatatcaccaggtttcCTGCATCGAATTCCAACATCAAATataccagataggatgccaagagcatgttctacaacatgggatcatccatttctatctacagtgaaaagctgttcacatgtaaagggttttaataaattcatcttaattctgtgctcaatagtttaattatattactattttacacatcgataacattttccaggacaactgtttcaatttcaatgtgagtgttaacttttgctcagtttccatgacttttccaaacctggaaaatgaaaacataaattccatgttttccatggtttccaggtaccgtgggaaccctgctcttttaagagccacacacttTCTCTATGGAGACAAACTGTCCTGACTCTAACGAGATGTCCATCAATATGTAAACAGCCACTCTTAACTAATAGTGTAACCTTGGTGAATTAAATTGAAGAAGATAATCCTGTTGAATACCTCCTGCATAACCTCTACAATTGAAAAGAATTGCTTTTAAATCCAATAGCAGTTTTCTACTGCAGGACgtgttgtcctctctctctcaaatcagTGATCTGCCACATCCTCTCCAGCTGCTATgataacagtttaaaaaaaggtatttgATAATTAAACCATGGAGCTAATCTCCTGAGGTTAACATTTGTGTTGTTGCCGACACATGACTGTGACTTCAAGGTCAGAggaatcctttttttaaagcgGTATTATCAATTATCAGTATTATCAATCTTGACAAATGTGTGTGCTTACTACTCTGTGAATATTGGGCAACCTTGAGTGAAAAACAGTGGTCAAACCAATATTAGTATTTTTCGCTTAGCCCTCCTGTTTTActgaaattgtattattatttaatttttttggaaAATCGTAACGTATATGTAAATttcaagtgtgttttttttcatgaagtACTACATTAAGAAAGTATTTTTGAATGCTTCAAATAACATGTTTACATGCTACTATTTACCCACAGCaatctacacaaacacattcacatactGCACATGTGTGTACATTCTGGATACAGTGTGTTGGTTGACACTAAAGCCTTCATTTGTAATATGAATATGGTTTTGGTAACATATGGAGAGGTTGACTGAGATCAAACTCATGAGACAAAAAGTTTTCAAAAACATTTGACAGgttttaatgattattttataCAAATGATGATTCAAataatatacataaacatgtatCCTAGTGTTAATGTGAAGAGCAAGAGTTGGTATCTACTAAATCAGACAGCAGAGACAATGCAAATTCCACTAAAGCATAAACATATTCTACAAACTAAATGATACAACCTgttgactttttgttttaaatgagagaaatgtgccAAAATATTAATTGGATCATTGCTTGAAGTGAATATTTAGATAAATGGACTTTTTCAACATGGATGTGAAATGAAGTCCTAATTATAGAATGACTCTCCAGCATCCTCAGCATGACACGTTCACAGCTCTGATAGGAAGTCTGGCTCAACTTCACCAGGAGCCTCGGCCATCAGCGGTGTGTCTGCTGCCTGCACAATCACTTGACTTTATTACAAAGGGATCATCAGCAGGTGCTGGATTTTACTCGGTTTctctgaacaaacatgtgaagcagcTGGGAAACGGGttttggtggagctgtggtgcttTTAACTCATTTTAGGAGAGAAATGAGTGGGAAAAGGACATTGATGTGGTTGCCTTGGAAATCAATGCAAGTACAATTGCAGTGACAGGGATCCATCCGGGTCTATGTCGTTGGGGTATAAATGTCTTGTTAATGAGTGAGTCTACTGCAACTGTTACAATTATGTTCAAGGCTGCAAATATATTTCACTTGTGTATAAGAGCTCCAATCCCTGGGGGACATGTTTTTTGCCAAAGACAACATTTTAGATAACTTATactgtttaataaatgtttgcCCCGAGTAGATCAGTCTCTCAGAAAAGGCTAGGTCTGACCATGGTTCCAATTAACAGGTGAAGTGAAAGTagcaatattaatgattatattaaCAGCAGGCCAGGTCTTAGCTTGCATACTTTCCAATGTGTATTCTTTGCATAGCTACTAATGTAACAAATATTTGACTGTAAAGTCTCTCTTATGTAgtattataaaatacaaaaaaaacatattgctGTTCAGCTAATGTTGTAAAACTAAAAtgataaatgtttaaatctgTAGAAAGACTTCTTGTAATCAATTATTCACTGTGTTATATGCATCAACGGTCTATAACAAGCGGGGCAGCGGAGGAGTTTTGTCTTGAGTGCAGTGaagtggctcttaaaagagccgttgttatggtcagtggagcagcagtggTTTAAGCTCTCTCTCCACGGAtacggcgggccagctggatgtccttGGGCATGATGGTAACCCTCTTGGCGTGGATGGCGCACAGGTTGGTGTCCTCAAAGAGGCCGACCAGGTAAGCCTCGCTGGCCTCCTGCAGAGCCATGACAGCGGAGCTCTGGAAGCGCAGGTCGGTCTTGAAATCCTGAGCGATTTCTCTCACcaggcgctggaagggcagcttgcggatcagcagctccgtagatttcTGGTAGCGACGGATCTCTCTCAGAGCCACGGTACCGGGCCTGTAACGGTGAGGCTTCTTCACGCCGCCGGTGGCCGGGGCGCTCTTACGCGCAGCCTTGGTGGCCAGCTGCTTCCTGGGGGCTTTGCCTCCGGTGGATTTACGGGCGGTCTGCTTGGTTCTATATCGTATAGGCTTCGCCCTTTAAGGCTATCGCTAGTGGGTTTATCCCTCGCGCGCATGCGCAGCACTGAAAACTTTAGCCCGGAATGCCGAACCGGGTACATAATGTCCGATGATCTCCACCCGCGCTGCGAGTCCTGCCTCGGCCCGGAACACGCCGGTCGGGCGCTCACCCCCGGAGCTAACTGTGCGTTCTGCAAACTCCTCGAGGAGCCAGAGAGACGCAGACGAGCTGAGGCTTACGCTGATATGGACGGCGAAGGGTTCGCCTCGCAGCGTGCTTTTAGATTGGAAGAAGCCATCGAATTTTTCAATGATCATCGTGGACCGGAGTCAGCCGACTCCGCTCCCGGAGCTCAAGAGCATTATCCTCCCGTAGGTTCCCCCCTCGGGACCGAGGGGTCGGACCACACTGACGCTTCGGTGTCCGCTCAGCCTTCGGGCATTGGTGCCCTCGTGCAGCTGATGCCAGCAATGATTGAGAAGGCCGCGACTTCCAGGCAGCTGTCGGTGCCATTTCCGCAAGCCGCGGCCACGCCAGATGACCTCATCGGGGTCGTCGTACCGGCACGAAGGCCCCGGCAGGACGCGTGCTGGCCTTGTTTTCCGGGGATCCAGGCTTACGTGGCCCGATCAGCAGAGGAGCCTGGGAAATTGAAGTCCCCGGTCCTCTCTTACATCCCCTTCACAAGAGTGGCGGGGATTTCCCAGGATGGTTTCCCACCTGTGCCTCCTTTAGAGCCGAGCTTGGCCGCTGTCTTCGGCGTGAAGGTGGAACCTGTTGTGAAGGCCAACAGGTTGCGGAGACAGGTTCCGGAGACACCTGTCTCGGGTTTCTCGTCCACAGGATCCCTGGCGAGACCACCGGGCTCCTTCTTACCAGCGGTCGTGGCGGCAGCGTCTCGCCCCCCAGCTTCGGCTGTCcaacccccacctcctcctcgggCGGGCCCGCCAGCTGAACGGCAGAATCCTCGGTGGAAGAATCGGCGCCCGGCCTGTACCTGGTCCAACCCACCGGAGGAACCCCCCAGGAAACAGGGGAAGAGATTCTGACATTCGGAGGGGAATATGTGTGACAAGTTCAAGGGGAGTtttgtaataaaacaaaaaatgttccCCAGAAGAGCAAATCCTCTAAACAGTCTGCCCCTGAGTCCGCTGGCTCTGCTGCCACTGTTTCACACACATTCCCCACACTGTGTGAGCTGTCCGTTGATCCATGGCACAGACTTACAACATTAAGTCAGTACATCTCCTCTGTCACAAAGACAGAGTGTTCCCCCTCACATGTTTCTGCTAACAGTAAGTGTGACCATGAGCCATCGAGCGCCGTCTCAACGCCTCGTATGGACGGCACACACACTATCTGCACTCAGCGTCTCCCGTCCTCCTCTCTCGAGGAGCGAGGTTTTGACTGCACATAACAGATGCGTTCAGGAGCCTTGTAAAATAAAAGGACATCTTAAACGACCATTCTCTGACATCGACGCGTCTTCCCCGTGTCAGCGTCTGACCGCAAGTGCAGTTGAGAGCCTGTGTGCTCCGGGGGCTTCTGCTCAGCCATTTCGCTGTGAGCCCCCCATGGGTTGTTCCGGAGAGTCCTCCGATACGAACAACGGTGGCCAGGGCTCTGGCTTGGCTCGTCACCATGACAACCACAGAGCACCAAGCAAGTGCACGCCCCCTGTCAGAGCATTACTCAGAGTGGCAGCGCGTATGTTTGATGGACAAATGGATGGACAGGATTGTGAGCCGAGGTTACACTCTGCagtttgctcccccccccccgcgattCAACGGGATAGTGGAAACAATCCTGTCATCTCAGGAACATTGTCTCGCTCTTCAGTTAGAGCTACAGGAACTTTTGAGGATAAATGCAATTTCCAAAGTTCCCCggggagaggagacacagggtTTTTACTCCCGTTATTTCCTGGTCCCGAAAAAGACGGGAGGAGTGAGACCCATACTCGACCTGTCTCTGTTCAACAACTCGATCATGGAGAGGCGGTTTCACATGCTCACGATCAAACAAGTGTTGGAGTGTGTTCACCAGGGAGACTGGTTCACCTTCATAGATCTGAAGGAAGCATTTTTTCACGTGCCGATCGTTTCGAAGCACAGGAGATATCTGCGCTTCTCATTCCAGGGGATACAGTATCAGTACAACCGCCTGCCGTTCGGTTACTCCCTGGCTCCTCGCACTTTCTCCAAGTGTGTGGAGACGGCGCTGGAGCCGTTACACAGGACAGGGATGAGAGTGCTATTCTACCTGGACGACCTGCTATTATTAGCTCGCTCCAGGGAAGAAGATGAAGCCTTGGCTTCACAATCAACTGGAAGAAAAGCTCCGCTCTCCCCGCCTAGTTCGTGACGTATCTGGGGGTGGAGTTAGACTCCGTCAGCATGAGAGCGCGGCTCTCACAGCAGTTATCAGAGGCTTTGACAGCTCTTCTTTGGCGCGTCACGCCCCCCAATGTTGTGACAGTTCTCTCTGTCATGCGCCTGCTGGGCATGATGTCAGCAGCTCACGTGGTAGTGCCCCTGGGTCTGTTACACATGAGACGTCTGCAGAGATGGTTCATTCGTCTGCACGTCGATCCTGTGCGTCAGCGAAGATGCATGGTTTCAGTTCCTCCCTCGGTGAACGCAGATCTAATCCACTGGAAGAATCCTCGCACACTGTCAGCGGGAGTGCCGCTGGGCAGAGCGGCATcacacatttcagttttcacaGACGCATCTCTCTCGGGATGGGGGGGGACGTGTCTGTCACAAGTGGTGGGAGGACAGTGGCCAGCCCACATGTCTCTCCACATCAACGCGCTGGAGCTCCTCACGGTGTGGAAAGTACTCCAGCATTTTGCGCCACTGTTGCGGGATCAACACATCCTGATCCGCACAGACAACAAGGCGACAGCAGCCTACATAAATGGCCAAGGAGGAGTGCGCTCCGCGCAGCTGCTAAACATAGcgaggcggctgctgctgtggacacacacacacttcctgtcagtcagagCAGTGTATATTCCCGGTGTTTTTAACACGGGAGCGAACA contains these protein-coding regions:
- the LOC128451413 gene encoding histone H2B, yielding MPEITKPAPKKGSKKAVAKAPGKGGKKRRKSRKESYAIYVYKVLKQVHPDTGISSKAMGIMNSFVSDIFERIAGEASRLAHYNKRSTITSREIQTAVRLLLPGELAKHAVSEGTKAVTKYTSSK
- the LOC128451408 gene encoding histone H3 is translated as MLTMSGRGKGGKGLGKGGAKRHRKVLRDNIQGITKPAIRRLARRGGVKRISGLIYEETRGVLKVFLENVIRDAVTYTEHAKRKTVTAMDVVYALKRQGRRANTSLLVSSSTSRLARTKQTARKSTGGKAPRKQLATKAARKSAPATGGVKKPHRYRPGTVALREIRRYQKSTELLIRKLPFQRLVREIAQDFKTDLRFQSSAVMALQEASEAYLVGLFEDTNLCAIHAKRVTIMPKDIQLARRIRGERA